The following are encoded together in the Streptomyces flavofungini genome:
- a CDS encoding NAD(P)-dependent oxidoreductase, which translates to MTDTAITTTGDDTAAPEPTTITVIGLGNLGQVLARTFLDQGHKVTVWNRSQDKADELVARGATLAATPADAVAASDLVVVCVLDYPTVRALLMPTAAALAGRVVVNLTSGTPDPARELGAWVTGQGAAYVDGAVYAIPQTVGTPEAFVLYSGDEEAFARYRTLLETLGSAVFVGADSGLAPVYDVALLSGMYGMFAGFFQTVAVGGSAGIEAGKVTELLVRWLKEAIAALPAFAAEIDAGDYRTETSNLDINAVGLAHILTATKDQGVGVDLLAPLHALFERQVSEGHGAESMSRAIESLR; encoded by the coding sequence ATGACCGACACCGCCATCACCACCACCGGCGACGACACCGCCGCCCCCGAGCCCACCACCATCACCGTCATCGGTCTCGGCAACCTCGGGCAGGTCCTCGCCCGCACCTTCCTCGACCAGGGGCACAAGGTCACCGTCTGGAACCGCTCGCAGGACAAGGCGGACGAACTGGTCGCGCGGGGCGCCACCTTGGCGGCCACCCCGGCCGACGCCGTCGCCGCGAGCGACCTGGTCGTCGTCTGCGTACTCGACTACCCGACCGTCCGCGCCCTCCTGATGCCGACCGCGGCCGCCCTCGCGGGCCGTGTGGTCGTCAACCTCACCTCCGGCACCCCCGACCCGGCCCGCGAGCTCGGCGCCTGGGTCACCGGGCAGGGCGCCGCGTACGTGGACGGCGCGGTCTACGCGATCCCGCAGACCGTCGGCACACCGGAGGCGTTCGTCCTCTACAGCGGCGACGAGGAGGCCTTCGCGCGGTACCGCACGCTCCTGGAGACGCTGGGCTCGGCGGTGTTCGTCGGCGCCGACTCGGGGCTCGCGCCGGTGTACGACGTGGCGCTGCTCAGCGGCATGTACGGGATGTTCGCCGGGTTCTTCCAGACGGTGGCCGTCGGCGGCTCCGCCGGGATCGAGGCGGGGAAGGTCACCGAACTGCTCGTGCGCTGGCTCAAGGAGGCCATCGCCGCGCTGCCCGCCTTCGCCGCCGAGATCGACGCCGGGGACTACCGGACCGAGACGTCCAACCTGGACATCAACGCCGTGGGCCTCGCCCACATCCTCACCGCGACCAAGGACCAGGGCGTCGGCGTCGACCTGCTCGCCCCGCTGCACGCCCTCTTCGAGCGGCAGGTGTCCGAGGGGCACGGCGCCGAGAGCATGTCCCGCGCGATCGAGTCGCTGCGCTAG
- the kdpF gene encoding K(+)-transporting ATPase subunit F yields the protein MSAENVVGLVIAVSLVGYLVLARLFPERF from the coding sequence GTGAGCGCTGAGAATGTGGTGGGACTCGTCATCGCCGTCAGCCTGGTCGGATATCTCGTCCTCGCGCGGCTCTTCCCGGAGAGGTTCTGA
- a CDS encoding ATP-binding protein, with protein sequence MTHVRPGQLKIYLGAAPGVGKTCRMLDEGRRRAARGADVVVGLVECHRRPHTESLLLAAKAAGLDVVERARVSYRGGEFTELDLDAVLARGPEVVLVDDLAHTNVPGDGRNPKRWQDIDRLLTAGIDVVTTINIQHMESLKDVVEKITKMPQAETVPDDVARRAHQIELVDVAPESLRRRMAHGNIHAPEKVDAALANCFRTGNLTALRQLALLWVADRVDEALQAYRSEHGIGGVWETRERVVVGLTGGPEGDTLVRRAARIADRSVGGELLAVHIARSDGLAAGTSHASLTRQRRLVEDLGGSYHSVVGDDIATALVEFARAENATQLVLGSSRRGRFERFLTGRGTGESVVEASGDIDVHTVTHERAGAGTLLPSRRRTLSGPRRVGGPVAGLLLPSVLTLLLDLDAAREHLNLTSEALLFLLAVVGVACIGGVLSAVVASVTASTLLNYWFMPPVGHFALGDPNSMLALVVFAIVAATVAAFVDRSLRLSRRSARATAEAETMSSLAGTIVRGGQPIPALLERAREAFGVEAAELVEEPPDASDTQVTAVPAGADAYLVLRGRPLPAADRRALAAFAAHVGAAVERVRLAAAAAEVEPVKAADRMRTALLRAVGHDLRTPLAAALAAIGSLRSRDLDFSEQDREELLATADESMTKLNRLVDNLLDMSRLQAGALKLALRDTALEEVLPPALDSLPDHCPVETGSLEEIPAVLADPPLLERVIANLVGNAARHTPPGGKVLITASALAGRVQLRVVDRGPGLPPADRDRVFEPFQRLGDTDNTTGLGLGLALSRGLAEAMDGTLTPEDTPGGGLTMVLSLPFADRVREVNGARAPGVWHSERL encoded by the coding sequence ATGACGCACGTACGGCCCGGACAGCTGAAGATCTACCTCGGAGCGGCACCGGGGGTCGGCAAGACCTGCCGCATGCTCGACGAAGGGCGGCGGCGGGCCGCACGCGGCGCCGACGTCGTCGTGGGCCTCGTGGAGTGCCATCGGCGCCCGCACACGGAATCGCTGCTCCTGGCGGCGAAGGCGGCGGGCCTCGACGTGGTGGAGCGCGCCCGCGTCTCCTACCGCGGCGGCGAGTTCACCGAGCTCGACCTGGACGCGGTGCTCGCCCGCGGCCCCGAGGTCGTGCTCGTCGACGACCTCGCGCACACCAACGTGCCGGGTGACGGCCGCAACCCCAAGCGCTGGCAGGACATCGACCGGCTGCTCACGGCCGGCATCGACGTCGTCACGACGATCAACATCCAGCACATGGAGTCCCTCAAGGACGTGGTGGAGAAGATCACCAAGATGCCGCAGGCCGAGACGGTCCCCGACGACGTGGCGCGCCGCGCCCACCAGATCGAACTCGTCGACGTCGCCCCCGAGTCCCTGCGCCGCCGCATGGCGCACGGCAACATCCACGCCCCGGAGAAGGTGGACGCGGCCCTCGCCAACTGCTTCCGCACCGGCAACCTGACCGCGCTGCGCCAGCTCGCCCTGCTGTGGGTCGCCGACCGCGTCGACGAGGCCCTGCAGGCGTACCGCTCCGAGCACGGCATCGGCGGCGTGTGGGAGACGCGTGAACGCGTCGTCGTCGGCCTCACCGGCGGCCCCGAGGGCGACACCCTGGTCCGCCGCGCCGCCCGCATCGCCGACCGCTCGGTGGGCGGTGAACTGCTCGCCGTGCACATCGCCCGCAGCGACGGCCTCGCCGCGGGCACCTCGCACGCGTCCCTGACCCGGCAGCGGCGGCTCGTGGAGGACCTGGGCGGCAGCTACCACTCGGTGGTCGGCGACGACATCGCGACCGCCCTGGTGGAGTTCGCCCGCGCCGAGAACGCCACCCAGCTGGTCCTCGGCTCCAGCCGCCGTGGCCGCTTCGAGCGGTTCCTCACCGGACGCGGCACCGGCGAGTCCGTCGTCGAGGCGTCCGGCGACATCGATGTCCACACCGTCACCCACGAACGCGCGGGCGCGGGGACCCTGCTGCCGTCCCGCAGACGTACGCTGTCGGGCCCGCGCCGCGTCGGCGGACCCGTCGCCGGGCTGCTCCTGCCGAGCGTGCTCACCCTCCTGCTGGATCTGGACGCGGCCCGCGAGCACCTGAACCTCACCAGCGAGGCGCTGCTGTTCCTGCTGGCCGTCGTGGGCGTGGCCTGCATAGGCGGCGTGCTCTCGGCCGTGGTGGCGTCGGTGACCGCGTCGACGCTGCTCAACTACTGGTTCATGCCGCCCGTCGGGCACTTCGCCCTCGGCGATCCGAACAGCATGCTGGCGCTGGTGGTGTTCGCGATCGTCGCCGCCACCGTCGCCGCCTTCGTCGACCGGTCCCTGCGCCTGTCCCGGCGCTCCGCCCGCGCCACCGCCGAGGCCGAGACGATGTCGTCGCTGGCGGGCACCATCGTGCGGGGCGGGCAGCCCATTCCCGCCCTGCTCGAACGCGCCCGGGAGGCCTTCGGCGTGGAGGCGGCCGAACTGGTCGAGGAGCCGCCCGACGCCTCGGACACCCAGGTCACGGCCGTGCCCGCGGGCGCCGACGCCTACCTCGTGCTGCGCGGCCGCCCGCTGCCCGCCGCCGACCGCCGCGCACTCGCCGCGTTCGCCGCGCACGTCGGCGCCGCCGTCGAGCGGGTCCGGCTCGCCGCGGCCGCCGCCGAGGTGGAGCCCGTCAAGGCCGCGGACCGGATGCGCACCGCCCTGCTTCGGGCCGTCGGCCACGACCTGCGCACCCCGCTGGCCGCCGCCCTCGCCGCGATCGGCTCGCTGCGCAGCCGTGACCTGGACTTCTCCGAGCAGGACCGGGAGGAACTGCTCGCCACGGCCGACGAGTCCATGACCAAGCTGAACCGCCTCGTCGACAACCTGCTCGACATGAGCCGCCTCCAGGCGGGCGCCCTCAAGCTGGCACTGCGCGACACCGCGCTCGAAGAGGTCCTGCCGCCCGCGCTCGACTCGCTGCCCGACCACTGCCCGGTCGAGACCGGCAGCCTGGAGGAGATCCCCGCCGTCCTCGCCGACCCGCCGCTGCTGGAGCGGGTGATAGCCAACCTCGTCGGCAACGCCGCCCGCCACACCCCGCCCGGCGGCAAGGTCCTGATCACCGCCAGCGCCCTGGCGGGCCGCGTGCAACTGCGCGTCGTCGACCGCGGCCCCGGCCTCCCGCCGGCCGACCGCGACCGGGTCTTCGAGCCCTTCCAGCGGCTCGGCGACACCGACAACACCACGGGTCTCGGGCTCGGCCTCGCCCTGTCACGGGGGCTCGCCGAGGCGATGGACGGCACGCTCACCCCGGAGGACACCCCCGGCGGCGGGCTCACCATGGTCCTGTCCCTGCCGTTCGCGGACCGCGTGCGCGAGGTCAACGGTGCGCGGGCCCCTGGCGTCTGGCATTCTGAGCGCCTTTGA
- a CDS encoding sensor histidine kinase has translation MARGKLRIYLGAAPGVGKTYAMLSEAHRRLERGTDCVVAFVEHHDRPRTEVMLHGLELLPRKDLEYRGATFTEMDVDAALERAPAVALVDELAHTNIPGSRNTKRWQDVEELLAAGIDVISTVNIQHLESLGDVVERITGVRQRESIPDEVVRRADQIELVDMSPQALRRRMAHGNIYKADKVDAALSNYFRPGNLTALRELALLWVADRVDEYLQQYRGEHNIRSTWQARERIVVGLTGGPEGRTLIRRAARLAEKGAGGEVHAVYIARSDGLTAASPKELAIQRTLVEDLGGSFHQVIGEDIPAALLEFARGVNATQIVLGVSRRRAWQYMFGPGVSATVARESGPDLDVHLVTHNEAGKGRSLSATPRAARLGRHRTTWGWLVGIGGPILLALLLRGVAPDLGLANDMLLFLTLTVAAALLGGLIPSLASAAFGSLLLNYFFTPPVHHVLISNPKNIVALVIFVAVAVSVASVVDLAARRTHQAARLRAESEILSHLAGSVLRGENSLESLLETVRETFAMESVALLERESDVTPWTCAGSVGPRPHVGRPEDADVDMPVGDHMSLALIGRVLPAEDRRVLGAFAAQAAVVLDRQRLQSQAQEARSLAEGNRIRTALLAAVSHDLRTPLAGIKASVSSLRSDDIEWSEEDQAELLGAIEAGADRLDHLVGNLLDMSRLQTDTVMPMVREIDLDEVVPLALEGMSSSAELVTLDIPEELPMVAADKGLLERAVANVIENALKYSPPGESVLVAASTMADQVQLRVVDRGPGVPDEAKERIFEPFQRYGDSPRGAGVGLGLAVARGFTEAMGGTLSAEDTPGGGLTMVLALRLVPGRPQASLDLPAAATP, from the coding sequence ATGGCACGCGGCAAGCTTCGGATCTATCTGGGGGCGGCACCGGGCGTCGGTAAGACGTACGCGATGCTGTCCGAGGCCCACCGTCGTCTGGAACGCGGCACCGACTGTGTCGTGGCCTTCGTGGAGCACCACGACCGCCCCCGCACGGAAGTGATGCTGCACGGCCTCGAACTGCTGCCGCGCAAGGATCTGGAGTACCGGGGCGCGACGTTCACGGAGATGGACGTCGACGCCGCCCTGGAGCGCGCCCCGGCCGTCGCCCTGGTCGACGAACTGGCGCACACCAACATCCCCGGCTCGCGCAACACCAAGCGCTGGCAGGACGTCGAGGAGCTGCTCGCGGCCGGCATCGACGTGATCTCCACCGTCAACATCCAGCACCTGGAGTCCCTCGGCGACGTGGTCGAGCGGATCACCGGTGTCCGCCAGCGGGAGTCGATCCCCGACGAGGTGGTGCGCCGGGCGGACCAGATCGAGCTGGTCGACATGTCGCCCCAGGCGCTGCGCCGCCGGATGGCGCACGGCAACATCTACAAGGCCGACAAGGTCGACGCGGCCCTATCCAACTACTTCCGCCCCGGGAACCTCACCGCCCTGCGGGAACTCGCCCTCCTCTGGGTCGCGGACCGCGTCGACGAGTACCTCCAGCAGTACCGGGGCGAGCACAACATCCGCTCCACCTGGCAGGCCCGGGAACGCATCGTCGTCGGCCTCACCGGCGGACCCGAGGGCCGCACCCTCATCCGCCGCGCCGCCCGGCTCGCCGAGAAGGGCGCGGGCGGCGAGGTCCACGCCGTCTACATCGCCCGCAGCGACGGCCTCACCGCCGCATCGCCCAAGGAACTCGCGATCCAGCGCACCCTCGTGGAGGACCTCGGGGGTTCCTTCCACCAGGTGATAGGGGAGGACATCCCGGCGGCGCTCCTCGAGTTCGCGCGCGGCGTCAACGCCACCCAGATCGTCCTCGGTGTGTCCCGCCGCCGGGCCTGGCAGTACATGTTCGGGCCCGGCGTCAGCGCCACCGTCGCCCGCGAGTCAGGACCCGACCTCGACGTCCACCTGGTCACCCACAACGAGGCGGGCAAGGGACGCAGCCTGTCGGCCACACCGCGCGCGGCCCGCCTCGGCCGCCACCGGACCACCTGGGGCTGGCTGGTCGGCATCGGCGGGCCGATACTGCTCGCCCTGCTGCTGCGCGGTGTGGCGCCCGACCTCGGTCTCGCCAACGACATGCTGCTGTTCCTGACGCTCACGGTGGCGGCGGCCCTGCTCGGCGGGCTGATCCCGTCCCTGGCGTCGGCGGCGTTCGGCTCCCTGCTGCTCAACTACTTCTTCACACCACCCGTCCACCACGTCCTGATCTCCAACCCCAAGAACATCGTCGCTCTCGTGATCTTCGTGGCGGTGGCGGTGTCCGTGGCGTCGGTCGTGGACCTGGCGGCCCGCCGCACCCACCAGGCGGCCCGGCTGCGCGCCGAGTCGGAGATCCTCTCCCACCTCGCGGGCAGCGTGCTGCGCGGCGAGAACAGCCTCGAATCGCTCCTGGAGACGGTGCGCGAGACCTTCGCCATGGAGTCCGTGGCGCTCCTGGAGCGCGAGAGCGACGTGACGCCGTGGACCTGCGCGGGCAGCGTCGGCCCCCGCCCGCACGTCGGCCGCCCCGAGGACGCCGACGTCGACATGCCCGTCGGCGACCACATGTCGCTCGCCCTCATCGGCCGTGTCCTGCCCGCCGAGGACCGCCGCGTCCTCGGCGCCTTCGCCGCGCAGGCCGCCGTGGTCCTGGACCGCCAGCGCCTGCAGTCCCAGGCCCAGGAGGCCCGCTCCCTCGCCGAGGGCAACCGCATCCGCACCGCCCTGCTCGCCGCCGTCAGCCACGACCTGCGCACCCCGCTGGCCGGCATCAAGGCGTCCGTGTCCAGCCTCCGCTCGGACGACATCGAGTGGTCCGAGGAGGACCAGGCGGAACTCCTCGGCGCCATCGAGGCGGGTGCCGACCGCCTCGACCACCTCGTCGGCAACCTCCTGGACATGTCCAGGCTCCAGACCGACACCGTCATGCCGATGGTCCGCGAGATCGACCTCGACGAGGTCGTCCCGCTCGCCCTCGAAGGGATGTCCTCGTCCGCCGAGCTCGTCACCCTCGACATCCCCGAGGAACTGCCGATGGTCGCCGCGGACAAGGGCCTCCTGGAGCGGGCCGTCGCCAACGTCATAGAGAACGCCCTGAAGTACAGCCCCCCCGGTGAGAGCGTCCTGGTCGCCGCGAGCACCATGGCCGACCAGGTGCAGCTGCGGGTCGTGGACCGCGGCCCCGGTGTGCCCGACGAGGCCAAGGAGCGCATCTTCGAGCCCTTCCAGCGGTACGGAGACTCCCCGCGAGGCGCCGGTGTGGGCCTCGGCCTCGCCGTCGCCCGCGGCTTCACCGAGGCCATGGGCGGCACCCTCAGCGCCGAGGACACCCCGGGCGGCGGGCTCACCATGGTCCTCGCGCTGCGTCTGGTGCCGGGGCGCCCGCAGGCCAGCCTCGATCTGCCCGCGGCCGCCACGCCCTGA
- a CDS encoding trimeric intracellular cation channel family protein: MAELLTPHGVDMATRGLDLAGVCAAALQGGAIARTERLDLFGFVAVGVVSGLGGGLIRDTLLQHGTPVALTDVFYLPTALAGAFVAFLIHISQEAWDRLFTALDAAVIGFWAVAGAQKTLAAGLGWLPALLLGTITAVGGGALRDMMLRRVPAVLGGNALYASVAVVAAAITVVCSYAEQPTLGIVLGVTVALVLRLTAYRRGWGLPSGLEWQPRSRLANALRRGPWRESRTAAGRGGRGTGRAASAARRLRFRGAHPAPGSLRRKPAPPHRPGTDARNDPDGDDTPTPRLGR; this comes from the coding sequence ATGGCCGAACTCCTCACGCCGCACGGCGTGGACATGGCCACGCGCGGGCTCGACCTCGCCGGGGTGTGCGCCGCCGCGCTCCAGGGCGGTGCGATCGCCCGCACCGAACGGCTCGACCTGTTCGGCTTCGTCGCGGTCGGCGTGGTGTCCGGGCTCGGCGGCGGCCTCATCCGCGACACCCTGCTCCAGCACGGGACACCGGTGGCCCTCACCGACGTCTTCTACCTGCCGACCGCGCTCGCCGGGGCGTTCGTCGCCTTCCTCATCCACATCAGCCAGGAGGCCTGGGACCGGCTCTTCACCGCCCTCGACGCGGCCGTGATCGGCTTCTGGGCCGTCGCGGGGGCGCAGAAGACCCTCGCCGCGGGGCTCGGCTGGCTGCCCGCGCTGCTGCTCGGCACCATCACGGCCGTGGGCGGCGGGGCGCTGCGCGACATGATGCTGCGCCGCGTCCCCGCGGTGCTCGGCGGGAACGCCCTGTACGCGTCCGTCGCGGTGGTCGCCGCCGCGATCACCGTCGTGTGCAGTTACGCCGAGCAGCCCACGCTCGGCATCGTGCTCGGTGTGACCGTGGCCCTCGTCCTGCGGCTCACCGCGTACAGACGCGGCTGGGGGCTGCCCAGCGGCCTGGAGTGGCAGCCCCGGTCGCGCCTTGCGAACGCGCTGCGCCGTGGGCCGTGGCGCGAGTCCCGGACGGCGGCGGGCCGGGGCGGCCGGGGGACCGGCCGGGCCGCGAGTGCCGCCCGGCGGCTGCGCTTCCGCGGCGCCCACCCCGCGCCCGGCTCCCTGCGCCGCAAGCCCGCGCCCCCGCACCGGCCCGGTACCGACGCCAGGAACGACCCCGACGGCGACGACACGCCCACCCCACGCCTGGGCCGATGA
- a CDS encoding alpha/beta hydrolase family protein, with protein MSASAVTPPQQPAGAPATVVSAKPVVLPAPGRGTDLQVRVSAPATGTDLPVVVFSHGFGWSLDGYAPLADHWAAHGFVVVQPTHLDSRTLGIPADDPRTPRIWRIRVDDLTRVLDGLDILEAAVPGLGGRVDRDRVAVAGHSWGAQTASTLLGARVLDADGVPGEDLSDLRVQAGVLLALTGLGDALTPFAVEHLPFLRPSFDGMTAPALVVAGDHDQSHLSTRGPDWFTDPYVHSPGPKSLLTLFGAEHSLGGIPGHEVAETTDESPARVALIQRLSTAYLRTVLGGDDTAWKAAVTELEGAPEPLGALRSK; from the coding sequence ATGTCCGCATCCGCCGTCACACCCCCGCAGCAGCCCGCGGGCGCGCCCGCCACGGTCGTCTCCGCCAAGCCTGTCGTCCTGCCCGCCCCGGGCCGGGGCACGGACCTCCAGGTCCGCGTGTCCGCCCCCGCGACCGGCACCGACCTGCCCGTCGTCGTCTTCTCGCACGGCTTCGGCTGGTCGCTGGACGGCTACGCCCCGCTGGCGGACCACTGGGCCGCGCACGGCTTCGTGGTCGTCCAGCCCACCCATCTGGACTCCCGGACGCTCGGCATCCCCGCCGACGACCCGCGGACGCCCCGGATCTGGCGCATCCGCGTCGACGACCTCACGCGCGTCCTCGACGGGCTCGACATCCTGGAAGCCGCCGTGCCGGGCCTCGGCGGGCGGGTCGACCGCGACCGCGTCGCCGTGGCCGGGCACTCCTGGGGCGCCCAGACGGCGAGCACGCTGCTCGGCGCCCGCGTCCTCGACGCCGACGGCGTGCCCGGAGAGGACCTGTCCGACCTCCGCGTCCAGGCGGGCGTGCTGCTCGCCCTGACAGGTCTGGGCGACGCCCTCACCCCGTTCGCCGTCGAGCACCTGCCGTTCCTGCGGCCGTCCTTCGACGGGATGACGGCCCCCGCGCTCGTCGTCGCCGGGGACCACGACCAGTCCCACCTGTCCACCCGCGGCCCCGACTGGTTCACCGACCCCTACGTCCACAGCCCGGGTCCCAAGAGCCTCCTCACGCTGTTCGGGGCGGAGCACTCGCTCGGCGGCATCCCCGGCCACGAGGTCGCCGAGACGACGGACGAGTCCCCCGCGCGCGTCGCCCTGATCCAGCGGCTCAGCACGGCCTACCTGCGCACCGTGCTCGGCGGCGACGACACCGCGTGGAAGGCGGCGGTCACCGAACTGGAGGGCGCCCCCGAGCCGCTCGGGGCACTGCGGAGCAAGTGA
- a CDS encoding TetR/AcrR family transcriptional regulator — translation MNDSGPGAADAAGPRRKDVRRNQQTLLDAAAAVFVTSGVEAPVRDIAAKAGVGVGTVYRHFPTRADLVIAVYRHQVDACAEAGPALLAAEATPHAALERWVELFVDFLVTKHGLAAAMQSDNAGFEALHAYFLDRLLPVCAELLDAAAAADGIRADITAYELMRGIGNLCIGAENDSRYEARRLVALLVAGLCRP, via the coding sequence GTGAACGACAGTGGCCCCGGCGCGGCCGACGCCGCCGGACCCCGGCGCAAGGACGTCCGGCGCAACCAGCAGACCCTCCTCGACGCGGCCGCGGCGGTCTTCGTCACCTCGGGCGTGGAGGCGCCGGTGCGGGACATCGCGGCGAAGGCGGGCGTCGGCGTCGGCACGGTCTACCGCCACTTCCCCACCCGCGCCGACCTCGTCATCGCCGTCTACCGCCACCAGGTCGACGCCTGCGCCGAGGCCGGTCCCGCCCTCCTCGCGGCCGAGGCGACACCGCACGCCGCCCTCGAACGGTGGGTCGAGCTCTTCGTCGACTTCCTGGTCACCAAGCACGGCCTGGCCGCCGCGATGCAGTCCGACAACGCGGGCTTCGAGGCGCTGCACGCCTACTTCCTGGACCGCCTCCTGCCGGTGTGCGCCGAGCTCCTGGACGCCGCGGCGGCCGCGGACGGCATCCGCGCCGACATCACCGCCTACGAACTCATGCGCGGCATCGGCAACCTCTGCATCGGCGCGGAGAACGACTCCCGCTACGAGGCGCGCCGCCTGGTCGCGCTCCTCGTCGCGGGGCTGTGCCGACCTTGA